From the Microbacterium thalassium genome, one window contains:
- a CDS encoding AEC family transporter has translation MLASLTGFVVVGLAILVGYVLGRIDLLGEHARPVLARLTFFVLSPFLLFVVLAEADVRTLFSALLPVSFIAAVAVFVVYVLFARFVWRRPLGDVVIGTLSAGQVNSNNIGIPLSLYLLGSAAYPAPVILMQLLVFTPITMAVLDAVAFGRSSFGRTVRRTLTNPIVIGSALGTVVSISGIELAPIVIEPLRLVADACVPVLLISYGMSLYGQRVLGPSGRRRDIMLATALKLIGMPLVAWAVAEFVFGMSPHEVLVVTVLAALPTAQNVFNYSQRYDVGETIARDTVFLTTIGCVPVILALTLLLG, from the coding sequence ATGCTCGCTTCGCTCACCGGCTTCGTCGTGGTGGGCCTGGCGATCCTCGTGGGCTATGTCCTCGGCCGCATCGATCTGCTCGGCGAGCACGCACGTCCCGTCCTGGCGCGGCTGACGTTCTTCGTCCTGTCGCCCTTCCTGCTGTTCGTGGTCCTCGCAGAGGCCGACGTGCGCACTCTCTTCTCGGCGCTGCTGCCGGTCTCGTTCATCGCAGCCGTCGCGGTGTTCGTCGTGTACGTCCTGTTCGCGCGCTTCGTGTGGCGTCGCCCCCTCGGCGACGTGGTCATCGGCACGCTCAGCGCCGGTCAGGTGAACTCGAACAACATCGGCATCCCGCTCTCGCTCTACCTGCTCGGCAGCGCGGCCTACCCGGCGCCGGTGATCCTGATGCAGCTGCTCGTGTTCACCCCCATCACGATGGCCGTGCTCGACGCGGTCGCGTTCGGCCGCTCGTCGTTCGGGCGCACCGTCCGGCGGACCCTCACGAACCCGATCGTCATCGGCTCGGCGCTCGGCACGGTCGTCTCGATCAGCGGCATCGAACTCGCGCCGATCGTGATCGAGCCGCTGCGCCTGGTCGCCGACGCCTGTGTGCCCGTGCTGCTCATCAGCTACGGCATGTCGCTCTACGGCCAGCGCGTGCTCGGGCCGAGCGGCCGTCGCCGCGACATCATGCTGGCCACGGCGCTGAAGCTCATCGGGATGCCTCTGGTGGCGTGGGCGGTCGCCGAGTTCGTCTTCGGCATGTCACCGCACGAGGTCCTGGTCGTCACAGTGCTGGCGGCGCTGCCGACCGCGCAGAACGTCTTCAACTACTCGCAGCGCTACGACGTCGGCGAGACGATCGCACGCGACACCGTCTTCCTCACGACGATCGGCTGCGTGCCGGTGATCCTCGCGCTGACGCTGCTCCTGGGCTGA
- a CDS encoding MBL fold metallo-hydrolase, producing the protein MTDLPVASPWFRVTPIDGTITRIEEPCADPWVSANSWHVRGSEFDVVFDTGLGVQSLRDELVSRFGREPVAILSHAHLDHMGSAHEFAECWAHEREPTEETGRGTLSGSRLLQILGTEAIGEDGPAEVMLTALPHEGYDIDGYELRPVRPTRRLRDGDRIDLGERTLTVLHLPGHTPGSIGLHDEGSRILFTGDVVYEPIEDLLDDLGGSDVGQYRASMRRLAGLDVDIVHPGHGESFSGERLRELVAEYLR; encoded by the coding sequence ATGACCGATCTCCCCGTCGCCTCGCCGTGGTTCCGCGTCACGCCGATCGACGGCACGATCACGCGCATCGAGGAGCCGTGCGCCGACCCGTGGGTCTCGGCGAACAGCTGGCATGTGCGCGGAAGCGAATTCGATGTCGTGTTCGACACCGGCCTGGGAGTGCAGTCGCTGCGCGACGAGCTGGTGTCGCGGTTCGGGCGGGAACCCGTGGCGATCCTGTCTCACGCCCACCTCGACCACATGGGGTCCGCCCACGAGTTCGCCGAATGCTGGGCGCACGAGCGGGAACCGACCGAGGAAACCGGTCGGGGAACGCTTTCCGGCAGTCGGCTGCTGCAGATCCTCGGCACCGAAGCGATCGGCGAGGACGGGCCTGCCGAGGTCATGCTGACGGCGCTTCCGCATGAGGGCTACGACATCGACGGATACGAACTGCGCCCTGTGCGCCCGACACGGCGCCTGCGGGATGGCGACCGGATCGATCTGGGGGAGCGGACCCTGACGGTGCTGCACCTTCCGGGTCATACTCCCGGGAGTATCGGCCTCCACGACGAGGGGAGCCGGATCCTCTTCACCGGCGACGTCGTCTACGAGCCGATCGAGGACCTGCTCGACGACCTCGGCGGCAGCGACGTCGGGCAGTATCGCGCGAGCATGCGCCGGCTCGCGGGACTCGACGTCGACATCGTGCACCCGGGCCACGGCGAGAGCTTCAGCGGCGAGCGTCTGAGAGAACTCGTCGCCGAGTACCTCCGGTAG
- a CDS encoding SulP family inorganic anion transporter, with amino-acid sequence MATHLRSLLPSADDYRSAKRTWRRDLIAGLTVGIVALPLALGFGISSGAGAEAGLITAIVAGVVAAVFGGSNVQVSGPTGAMVVVLAPIVATHGLGAVALVSVMAGILVLAAGATRLGRAVSFIPWPVIEGFTLGIAVIIFLQQVPALTSPGVHGASHTNVAVEAGESLIGADPTYLLWSLGAVAIVAACMLLLPKLHPAIPGSLVGIVVVTLVSLILPSPLRVIGDLPHSLPAPAVPAWDLSTLSALALPAVTVAALAAIESLLSARVAASLADTGPYNPDRELVGQGLASVAAGLFGGMPATGAIARTAVNVRAGGRTRIAAVTHAVVLLVVVLAVAQPVGMIPLAALSAVLMVTAVRMVHVATVSSILRSTKADAAAFVITAIVTVSVDLIVAVVIGIAVAGVFAIRNLAGATGVHREPIAGEPHPGDERIAIVRLDGPLFFAAADRVADEVTSLGGVSVVILRMSQLELVDATGARILTEIVQRLERDGVTVLIKGVREGHEELFRTVGVLDALRHHKHLFATLPDAIAHARSHIERESA; translated from the coding sequence ATGGCGACGCATCTGCGCAGCCTGCTGCCTTCCGCGGATGACTACCGCTCCGCGAAGCGGACATGGCGCCGCGATCTGATCGCGGGGCTCACGGTCGGGATCGTGGCCCTTCCGCTCGCTCTCGGGTTCGGGATCTCGTCGGGCGCCGGAGCCGAGGCGGGCCTCATCACGGCGATCGTCGCGGGGGTCGTCGCCGCCGTCTTCGGGGGCTCGAACGTACAGGTCTCGGGACCGACCGGCGCCATGGTGGTCGTGCTCGCGCCCATCGTCGCTACCCACGGCCTGGGCGCGGTCGCGCTCGTGAGCGTCATGGCCGGCATCCTCGTCCTCGCGGCGGGCGCGACGCGGCTGGGCCGCGCGGTGTCGTTCATCCCGTGGCCGGTGATCGAAGGGTTCACCCTCGGCATCGCCGTCATCATCTTCCTGCAGCAGGTCCCCGCCCTCACGAGCCCCGGGGTGCACGGCGCGTCGCACACGAACGTCGCGGTCGAGGCGGGGGAGTCCCTGATCGGCGCCGACCCGACGTATCTGCTGTGGTCGCTCGGCGCCGTCGCGATCGTGGCGGCGTGCATGCTCCTGCTGCCGAAGCTGCACCCGGCGATCCCGGGGTCGCTGGTGGGCATCGTCGTCGTGACGCTGGTGTCACTGATCCTTCCGTCGCCGCTGCGCGTGATCGGCGATCTGCCGCACAGCCTGCCCGCACCCGCGGTTCCCGCGTGGGACCTCTCGACCCTCTCCGCCCTGGCGCTGCCGGCCGTCACGGTCGCGGCGCTGGCGGCGATCGAATCCCTGCTCTCGGCGCGGGTCGCGGCGTCCCTCGCCGACACCGGCCCCTACAACCCCGATCGGGAGCTCGTGGGGCAGGGCCTCGCCTCGGTCGCGGCGGGGCTGTTCGGCGGCATGCCCGCGACCGGCGCGATAGCCCGCACCGCGGTGAACGTCCGGGCAGGCGGCCGGACGCGCATCGCCGCCGTCACGCATGCGGTCGTGCTGCTCGTCGTGGTGCTCGCGGTCGCGCAGCCGGTGGGAATGATCCCGCTCGCGGCGCTGTCGGCGGTCCTCATGGTGACCGCCGTTCGCATGGTTCATGTGGCGACGGTGTCGTCGATCCTGCGGTCGACGAAGGCGGATGCCGCGGCCTTCGTGATCACCGCGATCGTCACCGTCTCGGTCGACCTGATCGTCGCCGTCGTGATCGGCATCGCGGTCGCCGGTGTCTTCGCGATCCGGAATCTCGCGGGGGCGACCGGCGTGCACCGCGAGCCGATCGCCGGGGAGCCGCATCCCGGCGACGAGCGGATCGCCATCGTGCGCCTGGACGGACCACTGTTCTTCGCGGCGGCCGACCGTGTCGCCGACGAGGTCACCTCGCTCGGGGGAGTGTCGGTCGTGATCCTGCGGATGTCTCAGCTCGAACTCGTCGACGCCACCGGCGCCCGCATCCTCACCGAGATCGTGCAGCGTCTCGAGCGCGACGGCGTCACCGTGCTGATCAAGGGCGTCCGCGAAGGCCATGAGGAGCTCTTCCGCACCGTCGGAGTCCTCGACGCGCTACGCCACCACAAGCACCTGTTCGCGACGCTCCCCGACGCGATCGCGCACGCGCGCAGCCACATCGAGCGCGAGTCCGCCTGA
- a CDS encoding ArsR/SmtB family transcription factor: protein MPFSNAQRPLYEVKANLFKGLAHPFRIRILELLSAAAEVSVADLQLETGLEASHLSQHLAVLRRHRLVMSERRGSHVYYRLANRDVAALLAVARRLLIDLLQSDTGLLADAASLPEIPVGAGSAR, encoded by the coding sequence ATGCCATTCAGCAACGCACAGCGGCCGCTCTACGAAGTCAAGGCGAACCTCTTCAAGGGGCTCGCGCATCCCTTCCGCATCCGCATCCTGGAGCTCCTCTCCGCCGCGGCCGAGGTGAGTGTCGCAGACCTGCAGCTCGAGACCGGTCTCGAGGCCTCGCACCTGTCGCAGCACCTGGCGGTTCTGCGGCGTCACCGACTGGTCATGTCGGAGCGGCGGGGGAGCCACGTCTACTACCGGCTCGCGAACCGGGACGTCGCCGCGCTCCTGGCGGTCGCCCGCAGGCTTCTGATCGACCTGCTGCAGAGCGACACGGGGCTGCTCGCGGACGCGGCTTCACTCCCGGAGATCCCCGTCGGCGCGGGTTCGGCACGGTGA
- a CDS encoding formylglycine-generating enzyme family protein: MTRIAGGEVTLHDARRRTRRVVRLEPFEIGVYPVTEEQVAEVLGVAARHPDRPATDVSWLRAVHFCNAASEWEGLDPAYGFEGEEVTWHVDADGFRLPTEAEWEFACRAGSTGPHYGPLTEVAWTAADGVTSPQPVGGRMPNLNGAFDMLGNVWEWCWDLLDPARYDEYRVFRGGGFADDAWSVRASTRRGGAPRMHHEDVGLRLARGGFDTTDAAQGWSAAADRERAAIDAPLPPGWTPRSR, from the coding sequence ATGACGCGCATCGCCGGGGGAGAGGTGACGCTGCACGACGCCCGCCGCCGCACGCGACGCGTCGTGCGGCTCGAGCCGTTCGAGATCGGCGTCTACCCGGTCACCGAAGAGCAGGTCGCCGAGGTCCTGGGCGTCGCCGCGCGGCATCCGGACCGACCGGCGACCGACGTCAGCTGGCTGCGCGCCGTCCACTTCTGCAACGCGGCGTCGGAGTGGGAGGGGCTCGACCCCGCGTACGGGTTCGAGGGCGAGGAGGTCACGTGGCACGTCGACGCCGACGGCTTCCGCCTGCCGACCGAGGCCGAGTGGGAGTTCGCGTGCCGCGCCGGCTCCACCGGGCCGCACTACGGGCCGCTTACCGAGGTCGCCTGGACCGCGGCCGACGGCGTCACGTCGCCGCAGCCGGTCGGCGGCAGGATGCCGAACCTCAACGGCGCCTTCGACATGCTCGGCAACGTGTGGGAGTGGTGCTGGGATCTCCTCGACCCGGCCCGCTACGACGAGTACCGCGTCTTCCGCGGGGGCGGGTTCGCCGACGACGCGTGGAGCGTCCGGGCGTCGACGCGCCGCGGCGGCGCTCCGCGCATGCACCACGAGGACGTCGGCCTGCGGCTCGCGCGCGGCGGGTTCGACACCACGGATGCCGCACAGGGCTGGTCTGCGGCAGCCGACCGCGAGCGGGCCGCGATCGACGCACCGCTGCCGCCCGGGTGGACGCCCCGGTCGCGCTGA
- a CDS encoding DUF6458 family protein produces MSIGTGIVLFVIGAILAFAVNVDLEWINLDLIGYILMGAGVIVFLIGIVLMVRRRQSETVTRTQVDPASNERVTRQSTSTTDDTAGL; encoded by the coding sequence ATGAGCATCGGAACCGGAATCGTCCTGTTCGTCATCGGAGCCATCCTCGCGTTCGCCGTGAACGTCGACCTCGAGTGGATCAACCTCGACCTGATCGGGTACATCCTGATGGGCGCCGGTGTCATCGTCTTCCTCATCGGGATCGTCCTGATGGTCCGCCGCCGCCAGAGCGAGACCGTCACGCGCACCCAGGTCGACCCGGCGAGCAACGAGCGCGTCACGCGCCAGTCCACCAGCACCACGGACGACACCGCCGGCCTCTGA
- a CDS encoding pseudouridine-5'-phosphate glycosidase → MSSVHVADEVRAAVADGIPVLALESTIFTHGLPRPRNLEVALDADRRVREAGVVPATIGVVDGRPTVGLSVDEIERMSTDDAVVKASVRDLPVTVAKGLSAGTTVAATAHLAHLAGIRVFSTGGLGGVHRDAPDTFDESADLPSLAALPLVVVSAGVKSILDIPLTLERLETLGLVVVGYRTTDYPGFYIADSGYDIEYAVDSPAEIARMVAARDELAIGSSILVANPVDEAEQLSPALHDRVLAQALAAAAEAGVTGHDMTPFLLDFMQRETGGRSLDVNVAVYRGNVDLGAQIARAVAESRG, encoded by the coding sequence ATGAGCAGCGTCCATGTCGCCGACGAGGTGCGGGCGGCGGTCGCCGACGGCATCCCCGTCCTCGCCCTCGAATCCACGATCTTCACGCACGGGCTCCCCCGTCCGCGGAACCTGGAGGTGGCCCTCGACGCGGACCGCCGCGTGCGGGAGGCGGGAGTCGTGCCGGCGACGATCGGCGTCGTCGACGGACGCCCGACGGTGGGCCTGAGCGTCGACGAGATCGAGCGGATGTCGACCGACGACGCGGTCGTGAAGGCGAGCGTGCGCGACCTGCCGGTCACGGTCGCGAAGGGATTGAGCGCGGGCACGACGGTCGCCGCCACGGCGCACCTCGCGCACCTCGCCGGCATCCGCGTGTTCTCCACCGGAGGTCTCGGCGGTGTCCACCGGGACGCTCCCGACACGTTCGACGAGTCCGCCGACCTCCCGTCGCTCGCCGCCCTGCCGCTTGTCGTGGTGAGCGCCGGCGTGAAGTCGATCCTCGACATCCCGCTGACGCTCGAGCGTCTCGAGACCCTCGGCCTCGTCGTCGTCGGGTACCGGACGACCGACTATCCCGGCTTCTACATCGCCGATTCCGGCTACGACATCGAGTACGCGGTCGACTCCCCCGCCGAGATCGCCCGCATGGTCGCGGCCCGCGACGAACTGGCGATCGGGTCGTCGATCCTGGTTGCGAATCCCGTGGACGAGGCCGAGCAGCTGTCGCCCGCCCTGCACGATCGGGTGCTCGCGCAGGCCCTCGCCGCCGCCGCCGAGGCGGGCGTGACCGGGCACGACATGACACCCTTCCTGCTCGACTTCATGCAGCGTGAGACCGGCGGCCGCAGCCTCGACGTGAACGTTGCCGTCTACCGCGGCAACGTCGATCTCGGGGCGCAGATCGCCCGCGCCGTCGCGGAGTCGCGCGGGTGA
- a CDS encoding carbohydrate kinase family protein — translation MIVVLGDLIADVVALGVGELESGTDNTAQVALTRGGSAANVAAAVAADGVPARFIGRVGDDVLGRTLTEELARTGVDVRVQRAGRTGAIVIVVDEQGERTMITDRGAAAELEDVDPVWLDGARWLHVPLYGMSTPVSWRAIAAAVAALPDGVPVSVDLSSVTTLRALGPSRVAEALKALRPAAVFANADEASWVEVEGLRVDGTFVVKRGADPVLVHSKGRVEAVPVPPVAGIVDTTGAGDAFAAGYIAAAADSAGPPEAARAGAERARSALVRAGAL, via the coding sequence GTGATCGTCGTCCTCGGGGACCTCATCGCGGATGTCGTGGCGCTCGGCGTCGGAGAGCTCGAGAGCGGAACCGACAACACGGCGCAGGTCGCGCTGACGCGCGGTGGAAGCGCCGCCAACGTCGCGGCCGCCGTCGCCGCAGACGGCGTTCCCGCGCGCTTCATCGGCCGTGTGGGCGACGACGTGCTCGGACGCACCCTGACCGAGGAGCTCGCGCGCACGGGCGTCGACGTGCGGGTGCAGCGGGCCGGACGCACCGGCGCCATCGTCATCGTGGTGGATGAGCAGGGCGAGCGAACCATGATCACCGACCGCGGTGCGGCGGCCGAGCTCGAGGACGTCGACCCTGTGTGGCTCGACGGTGCGCGCTGGCTGCACGTGCCTCTGTACGGCATGTCGACGCCGGTGTCGTGGCGGGCGATCGCCGCCGCGGTGGCCGCTCTTCCCGACGGCGTGCCGGTGAGCGTCGACCTTTCCAGCGTCACGACGCTGCGCGCGCTCGGACCGTCGAGAGTCGCCGAGGCGCTGAAGGCCCTGCGGCCGGCCGCCGTCTTCGCCAACGCGGACGAAGCATCGTGGGTCGAGGTGGAGGGTCTCCGGGTCGACGGGACGTTCGTGGTCAAGCGCGGCGCCGACCCGGTACTGGTCCATTCGAAGGGGCGCGTCGAAGCTGTGCCCGTTCCGCCCGTAGCGGGCATCGTCGACACGACGGGGGCGGGAGACGCCTTCGCGGCGGGGTACATCGCGGCCGCAGCGGACAGCGCCGGTCCACCGGAGGCGGCGCGAGCCGGGGCGGAACGCGCCCGCTCAGCGCTTGTCCGCGCCGGCGCCCTCTGA
- a CDS encoding dihydrofolate reductase family protein, translating to MDASRPRVIFNTATTLNGFLADDTDSLEWLFAVPGADAAESGFADFLAGVGTFVMGSTTYEWVVAHERLLERPQLWHEMYGDRPSFVLSTREQDVPAGTDIRVRSGAVEDTWPEIAAAAGDRAVWLVGGGDLVGQFADAGLLDEIRVSVAPVTLVAGRPLLPRRLESDRLRLAEVHQAGQFAELVYEVRTPGAT from the coding sequence ATGGACGCATCCCGCCCGCGCGTGATCTTCAACACCGCGACGACCCTCAACGGCTTCCTCGCCGATGACACGGATTCGCTGGAGTGGCTGTTCGCCGTTCCGGGAGCGGATGCTGCCGAGAGCGGCTTCGCGGACTTCCTCGCAGGCGTCGGCACCTTCGTGATGGGCTCGACGACGTACGAGTGGGTGGTCGCCCACGAGCGCCTGCTGGAGCGTCCGCAGCTGTGGCACGAGATGTACGGCGACCGGCCGTCGTTCGTGCTGTCGACCCGCGAGCAGGATGTCCCCGCGGGCACCGACATCCGGGTCCGCTCGGGCGCCGTCGAGGACACGTGGCCCGAGATCGCCGCGGCGGCGGGCGACAGGGCGGTGTGGCTGGTCGGCGGCGGAGACCTCGTGGGTCAGTTCGCCGACGCCGGACTGCTCGACGAGATCCGCGTGAGCGTCGCGCCCGTGACCCTGGTCGCAGGCAGGCCGCTCCTCCCCCGCCGGCTCGAGTCCGATCGGCTGCGGCTGGCCGAGGTGCATCAGGCAGGCCAGTTCGCCGAGCTGGTCTACGAGGTGCGCACGCCCGGCGCGACCTGA